The following coding sequences lie in one Pontibacter sp. G13 genomic window:
- a CDS encoding DoxX family membrane protein, with product MRTLVFLARLGLGLIFFTAGMSKLLDGQFPGIIGPVWLEDALAPHGLALFAQFVAWSQVLIGLLLMTQRFATLGAIMVLPMILNIWMVTISQNWKGTPYVIAFFFATNLFLLAADWHRLKFLIHPDPKALAQLPGLVRNWRGDMLWAVGLLLILGSVGMFFVLPVLCYVMVVVGLVIMFGVNIWTGDTPRNEGSDRES from the coding sequence ATGCGAACCCTTGTTTTTCTCGCGAGATTGGGCCTTGGCTTGATCTTCTTTACAGCAGGAATGTCCAAGCTGCTGGACGGGCAATTTCCCGGAATCATTGGACCTGTATGGTTGGAGGATGCGCTCGCTCCGCATGGCTTGGCGCTATTCGCCCAGTTTGTCGCTTGGTCTCAGGTGTTGATCGGTCTGCTATTGATGACCCAGCGGTTTGCCACCTTGGGAGCCATCATGGTCTTGCCGATGATTCTCAACATCTGGATGGTGACGATCTCCCAGAATTGGAAGGGGACCCCCTATGTGATTGCCTTTTTCTTTGCTACGAATCTATTCCTCTTGGCAGCGGATTGGCACCGGTTGAAATTTCTCATTCACCCGGACCCAAAGGCACTGGCGCAGCTTCCGGGACTTGTTCGAAACTGGCGGGGAGATATGCTCTGGGCAGTGGGGCTCTTGCTCATTTTGGGATCGGTAGGGATGTTCTTTGTTTTGCCTGTATTATGTTATGTAATGGTAGTTGTAGGCCTGGTAATCATGTTTGGTGTAAACATTTGGACGGGAGATACCCCTCGTAATGAAGGGTCAGACCGAGAAAGCTAA